The window AATAATCACGTCGGCAACAAGGTCCACTAAATCGACTAGCGCCGGTGGAGGCCGGGACACGCTAGGACGGCGACTTTTCGCTCTGGTATACGCTAAGCGCAGTGCAGTTATCACTATTCAGAAATGGAAGGAGGAGGGGCACGTAGTACGCAAGTACGAGCTAAATCGCATTGTTCGGGAGCTTCGAAGGCTTAAGCGCTACAAACACGCTCTCGAGGTCGTACGATTGCTAATCGTATTATACGTATTTTTTGCCTTAAATTTTCGTGGTTTAGTGTTCTTCGTAGCTTTCCTTCTCTGTTTTcagtttaattttatttatcgcTCCGGAAAGGTAACTTGATGCTTTATTAGATATGATGCCATCTTTACGTTTTCTTCAAAAGCCACACTGTAGAATTttaggaaaaaatatttttgggggTGGCGTTTTCTTCTTGTAGCCGTGCCTAGATCCTTAAGTTGAACTTTTATGGATTGAGAAATTTACCGTAGAAGATAAACACAAAGTATTAACTGACATCAATGTCTGCACGCTACTCCAATCGTTGTGGATGACTTCACGGTATATTTATGCAATTTATTTATAGGTCTTTCTTCATCATACGTTTTCTTGATCTATTCTTGGAAATGATTATGCATCCAAACATCACTTCTTCGTCGTGCATTTTCTTGAAATCAATGTCTGCGCTTTACTCCAATCGCCTATGGTTAGACAGATTTTCTATCTAAACACACCCGAGTATACCAAAAAGTATGTATGTCGGTTACTTTCTCAGTTACGATGCAATTAGATTTCACCTCCACTAAAAATTCTAAGTCCTTGTGTGTGGACTTGTCCAGGTTTGTGAATGGATGAGGATGCAGGATGATATGAAGTTGGTGCCTGGGGACTATGCTGTCCACTTGGATTTGATTACGAAAATTCGGGGTATTAACAGCGCAGAAAAGTTTTTTGAAGATCTCCCTGACAAAATGAGAGACCACACGACTTGTAGTGCCCTCCTGCACACCTACGTTCAGCACAAGAAGTCTGATAAAGCCGAGGCTTTGATGAAAAAGATGTCGGAATGTGGTTTCTTAAAATACCCTCTTCCATATAATCACATGATGTCTCTATATATCTCCACGGAGCAGTTTGAAAAGGTTCGAGAATTGACTCAGGAGCTGAAAAAAACAACTACTCCTGATGTTGTTACGTATAATCTGTTGTTAACTGCATGTGCATCACAAAATTTAATGGAAACGGCCGAAAAGGTTTTTATCGAACTGAATAAATCCAAGATTGAACCAGATTGGTTAACATATAGCACATTGTCCAGCATCTACATCAAGaattcactacaagaaaaagcCGAGTCTTCGTTGAAGGAAATGGAGAAAAGGATCTCTAGAAAAGTTAGAGTTGCTTATGCGTCACTCATTAGTTTACATACCTgtctgaaaaataaaaaagatgtTCTCCGGATATGGAAAATGCTGAAATCCACCTACCGCAAGCTGAATGATGTTGAGTACACGTGCATTATTTCTTCCTTATTGAAACTTGAAGAAGTCGAGGAAGCTGAGAAGCTTTTCAATGAATGGGATTCTGTTTCTCCAACCAAAGATTCAAGGGTTCCCAATTTACTTCTTGCTGCTTATATCAATAAAGATCAGATGGAAAAGGCAGAGGCTTTCCACAAGCGAATGGTGCAGCAAGACTTTGTACCAGGTTATACCACTTGGGAGCTTCTGACTCGGGGTTACTTGAAACAAAGGGAGGTAAAAAAGGTTATCGATTGTTTCAAAAAAGCAGTTAGTAGTGTAAAAAAATGGGATCCAAATGAAAAACTAGTGCGAGAAGTTTGTAAAAATGTTGAAGAATTTGGCGATGTTGAAGATGCAGAAAACTTGATGGATACCCTTAGGATTGTTGGCTACATAAATATCGACATATACAAGTCTCTTCTTCGGACTTATAAAAGAGTTGGTAAAATGCCACTTATTGTGGCAGAAAGGATAAAGAAAGACAATGTAAAGATGGACGAGGAAACTAGGAGACTTGTACATGAAACAAGCCAATTGTGTGTTGGTGAAATTGGGAGTGGTCTTTAAGAATGAAGTCGAGGATCAATTTCTTGTCCCTTTCCAGGCCACGAGCTGAATGGAGACTGGTTCGGTGTCAACTTTTTCTATATCCAGGCACGACGGCTGCGCACGGAGTATGGTTggaattatttcatatttttgttgTGAAATGTGGACGGAATTGGGAGTTATGGAAGGAGCAGAGACGAAATATGTTTGCGTGTTGTTTTCTGAGTGGTGGTTATGATGCGTGAATATACCTGTCTGATCATTTATCGTGTTAGGTAATTCTTGAATACCGAATTACTGACGTAATTTGAATTGTGTAtctgaaaaataatatcataaagtaatatctcgatgatatggtgttttttttatgaacaagtggatttttttttaatttgatagTTAATATGAACAAATTTAAAGATCTTAATcactaataaatatattttataatgaaTAGATATTATATGAGACGGTATTAGAAATCTATATCTACGAGACGTATCGTTTCGGTTTATTAGACATATCACATTTAATAAACTGATATTCCCCATTTTTGGAAGTTCTGATAAAACCTCGACGACATTTGCGAACTCGGTATATGACTCAGATGCCATGGGTGGTATAGTCAAGTAGGGTAACATCTCCAAGTGACACGTACCACCATTATTCCAGTCACCTCCTCTGATCAACCAAAAGAGGAATTAAAAACAGATTTTATGATGCTACTGTATCAAGCAGGAAAGGACCCTGTGGAGAGCGAGAAAGGGTAAAAGTTAATGTATTCTTTAATTGTTATTGTAACTGTTCTCAAAATATAAGTTAAGCTCCTTCCCCTATGAAAATACAATGTCCACCACAGGTTGCATGACTAATGAAAGAACTGGCCCATAAGAATTTATGGATGTCGAATCGGGATACCTGAAATGTACGGGAACATAGGTTCGGAAGGTGACTCGAGTCTTGACAAATTTACATCCAGATTTATCCAGTCCACCAATGTCTTGATTGACCTTCGTAAGGCATTCTCAATGCTCATGTCCATCTTGATCTCAGCCCCTTCTTGGAAGTAACATCCCCTGATATGCATGTAAGATTTGGAAGAGCGAGGTAAATCAAGTACAAGGCAAATGTTATACAATTTGAAATCATATTGCAGATTAAAATACAGCAACCTAAATAATATGCTTTTGTTGCAGTGTCGTACAAATCTTTGAGCAATGATGAATCCTCACCAAAGTTACAGTCTCAACTGAAAGAACATAGCTCTAAATTCTAATAACCATTTTAGATTCGAAACTCTACCGCTATATAGTAGCGATCTAAATTACACGTTTCAAACCTACAGCAGTCAAATAACTATGTGCTGCGGCTAAAACACGTGAAAATTACTACTGAAACAAAACATAAATAACTACTATGAAAGAGTTGAAGTTTACCCGGCCCTTTATTTGTCTTCTCATAATTCCACCAATGCCCTGCATTGAAAACAAGCAAATCTGCatccttatatatatatatatatgtatatatatatatatatatatatatgtgtgtgttctTTTTGGATAATCTACCGTGAATATTTATGTGAATATCAAATATAcatttattgtgataattaaaatagtaacacaaatt is drawn from Primulina eburnea isolate SZY01 chromosome 10, ASM2296580v1, whole genome shotgun sequence and contains these coding sequences:
- the LOC140804069 gene encoding pentatricopeptide repeat-containing protein At4g02820, mitochondrial-like isoform X1, whose amino-acid sequence is MLRLVRRVVPAARQFSTKTIATEAERQFRSRIITSATRSTKSTSAGGGRDTLGRRLFALVYAKRSAVITIQKWKEEGHVVRKYELNRIVRELRRLKRYKHALEVCEWMRMQDDMKLVPGDYAVHLDLITKIRGINSAEKFFEDLPDKMRDHTTCSALLHTYVQHKKSDKAEALMKKMSECGFLKYPLPYNHMMSLYISTEQFEKVRELTQELKKTTTPDVVTYNLLLTACASQNLMETAEKVFIELNKSKIEPDWLTYSTLSSIYIKNSLQEKAESSLKEMEKRISRKVRVAYASLISLHTCLKNKKDVLRIWKMLKSTYRKLNDVEYTCIISSLLKLEEVEEAEKLFNEWDSVSPTKDSRVPNLLLAAYINKDQMEKAEAFHKRMVQQDFVPGYTTWELLTRGYLKQREVKKVIDCFKKAVSSVKKWDPNEKLVREVCKNVEEFGDVEDAENLMDTLRIVGYINIDIYKSLLRTYKRVGKMPLIVAERIKKDNVKMDEETRRLVHETSQLCVGEIGSGL
- the LOC140804069 gene encoding pentatricopeptide repeat-containing protein At4g02820, mitochondrial-like isoform X2, whose protein sequence is MVCEWMRMQDDMKLVPGDYAVHLDLITKIRGINSAEKFFEDLPDKMRDHTTCSALLHTYVQHKKSDKAEALMKKMSECGFLKYPLPYNHMMSLYISTEQFEKVRELTQELKKTTTPDVVTYNLLLTACASQNLMETAEKVFIELNKSKIEPDWLTYSTLSSIYIKNSLQEKAESSLKEMEKRISRKVRVAYASLISLHTCLKNKKDVLRIWKMLKSTYRKLNDVEYTCIISSLLKLEEVEEAEKLFNEWDSVSPTKDSRVPNLLLAAYINKDQMEKAEAFHKRMVQQDFVPGYTTWELLTRGYLKQREVKKVIDCFKKAVSSVKKWDPNEKLVREVCKNVEEFGDVEDAENLMDTLRIVGYINIDIYKSLLRTYKRVGKMPLIVAERIKKDNVKMDEETRRLVHETSQLCVGEIGSGL